The following proteins are co-located in the Silene latifolia isolate original U9 population chromosome 1, ASM4854445v1, whole genome shotgun sequence genome:
- the LOC141586209 gene encoding uncharacterized protein LOC141586209 — translation MGTYVRSDDATNEKTRLGFARVMIDVPFGKPIPETVKFLDEDGNVVSLRVEFEWKPIVCAKCKGIGHSSNSCRKEGVEKNKVPTQMVERKQWRPKQSKQPTGKQPTVSVVTPAAAPSPVSPVGEVVVTPVEKPNQFDVEWSRNGKYHMITTPTRNIIRLSRQEIVEAGLRSMKFGSHSFMDSLNNVTPTVGIGTNGSALPPIGGNIGLFGLLETKVKPLALNSVRNNLCASWYVSTNTQYHRGGRVWILFNPSMFAVNFLEYNAQFIHMEVADLGTGRQFHLTMVYGFNELQERKLLWEKLSLFKRQIHGAWVICGDFNTVLVPSERLGGNSTTIEMEDFKNCVDECEVADCPTSGIFDHTPCVIQSANDGAKRRRLFKYYNMWSRPEDFQSCVQRVWDTTMYGTHMFRLVKKLKLLKSPLKQLNKTDFDDIENNTTRAKMHLEYIPEKLRSDPLNEVLIQ, via the exons ATGGGTACTTATGTAAGGAGTGATGATGCCACTAATGAGAAAACTAGGTTAGGTTTCGCGAGGGTTATGATCGATGTACCCTTTGGTAAGCCTATTCCTGAGACAGTGAAATTTTTGGATGAAGATGGGAACGTAGTGTCTCTGCGAGTGGAATTTGAGTGGAAGCCTATTGTTTGTGCTAAGTGTAAGGGGATAGGGCATTCTTCTAATTCCTGTAGGAAAGAAGGAGTAGAAAAGAATAAAGTGCCCACACAGATGGTTGAGAGGAAACAATGGCGCCCTAAGCAATCTAAGCAGCCAACTGGTAAGCAACCTACTGTTTCTGTTGTGACGCCAGCTGCTGCCCCTTCTCCTGTTTCTCCTGTGGGTGAGGTTGTTGTTACTCCTGTGGAAAAGCCTAACCAATTTGATGTTGAATGGAGTAGAAATGGAAAGTATCATATGATTACTACTCCTACTCGAAATATTATTAGGCTTAGTAGGCAAGAAATTGTGGAAGCTGGTTTAAGGTCCATGAAATTTGGATCTCACTCTTTTATGGACTCCTTGAACAATGTTACCCCAACAGTAGGCATTGGGACTAATGGTAGTGCATTACCTCCTATTGGGGGTAAT atAGGTTTGTTTGGCCTCCTTGAGACCAAGGTTAAACCCTTGGCTCTAAACTCTGTTAGAAATAACCTTTGTGCAAGTTGGTATGTTTCGACTAATACTCAGTATCATAGAGGTGGTAGAGTTTGGATACTTTTCAATCCTTCCATGTTTGCTGTTAATTTCTTGGAGTATAATGCCCAATTTATACATATGGAAGTAGCTGATTTAGGCACTGGGAGACAGTTTCACTTGACCATGGTCTATGGCTTTAATGAGCTTCAGGAGAGGAAGCTGTTATGGGAGAAGCTTAGTTTATTTAAAAGGCAGATTCATGGAGCTTGGGTAATTTGTGGGGATTTTAACACTGTTTTGGTGCCTTCTGAAAGACTTGGGGGCAATAGTACTACTATAGAAATGGAGGATTTTAAGAATTGTGTGGATGAGTGTGAAGTAGCAGATTGCCCTACTAGTG GTATCTTTGATCATACACCCTGTGTGATTCAAAGTGCTAATGATGGAGCCAAGAGAAGAAGACTCTTTAAGTATTATAATATGTGGAGTAGGCCAGAGGATTTTCAGTCTTGTGTGCAGCGGGTATGGGATACAACTATGTATGGCACTCACATGTTTAGACTAGTGAAAAAATTAAAATTACTGAAGTCTCCTCTGAAACAGTTAAACAAAACTGATTTTGATGACATTGAAAATAACACTACTCGAGCTAAGATGCATTTGGAGTATATTCCAGAAAAGCTCAGAAGTGACCCTCTCAATGAGGTTTTAATTCAGTAA